A stretch of Schistocerca cancellata isolate TAMUIC-IGC-003103 chromosome 3, iqSchCanc2.1, whole genome shotgun sequence DNA encodes these proteins:
- the LOC126176874 gene encoding rhythmically expressed gene 2 protein-like: MHRFRLVTFDVSGTLLNFRRPPQTLYSEAASLFGVTAQPSDIALIFRAQYDKLSREHPNFGQKTGIGWKKWWNLLVVDVLEKATRCQYNRSTYDSVAGYLINAFENGDCYAVAEGAQDLLSYLQQTNTIIGVISNYDERLHCVLNSLDLNKYFNFVVTSYEAGIEKPSPKIFEKALALALKIDAHVTPSCSLHVGDKVETDYVGAIGAHWHCALVTKSSDELCRRGLQRQGVLPNYIFRDLVELRAKLPHLWERDIGQDAKKF, encoded by the coding sequence ATGCACCGTTTTCGCTTAGTGACATTTGATGTAAGTGGGACACTTCTTAATTTTCGGAGGCCACCTCAGACATTGTATTCAGAGGCAGCGTCTCTCTTCGGCGTTACTGCGCAGCCATCAGACATCGCTTTAATATTCCGGGCCCAGTATGATAAATTATCCCGTGAGCATCCGAACTTCGGTCAAAAAACCGGCATAGGCTGGAAAAAGTGGTGGAATCTGCTGGTCGTAGATGTTCTCGAAAAGGCAACACGATGCCAGTACAACAGAAGCACTTATGACAGTGTTGCAGGTTATCTCATAAATGCTTTCGAGAACGGAGATTGTTATGCCGTTGCTGAAGGCGCCCAAGATTTATTGTCATATCTGCAGCAGACAAACACAATTATTGGCGTAATCTCAAACTACGATGAAAGACTGCATTGTGTACTGAATTCACTGGATTTAAATaagtattttaattttgttgtaacgTCATATGAAGCTGGTATTGAAAAGCCAtcacccaaaatatttgaaaaagcccTGGCCTTAGCATTGAAGATTGATGCCCATGTAACTCCATCATGTTCTCTTCATGTTGGTGATAAAGTCGAAACCGATTATGTTGGAGCCATTGGGGCGCATTGGCATTGTGCTTTAGTGACGAAAAGCAGTGATGAACTGTgcagaagaggactgcaaagacaaGGTGTATTACCGAATTATATTTTCCGCGATCTTGTTGAACTTAGGGCAAAGCTCCCACATCTATGGGAAAGGGACATTGGTCAAGATGCTAAGAAATTTTAG